GGATCATCCAAAACGCCCATAATGGTAAAATTGACCGTATCCATCGGCAACGTTAATGTCTTTCCAACAACATCTTCATTACCAAAATATTTATGTGCCATAGCTTTAGAAATAATTATCGAATAAGGATTATCCAGTGCCGTCGAAGCGTTACCTGACAAAAGTGGCAACGTAAAGACATCAAAAAGAGTGGAGTCGGCATAAACGATTGATTCATAAAATCTCTCTGTCGTGTTCGGCTTTTGGATTAAGTTATCTTGCAAACGGCGAAGGCGAACGATAGATTCTATCTCAGGATAATCTTTAACGATTAAGGGCGCCACACCGGGGCCGGTGACAGCATAGGCTTCAGAACCGGCATTTTTTGGGAGGAAATATTCACAATTTAACCTGAAAATCCTGTCGGCTTTTTCATGCTGAGCTTCATAACTGACTTCATCCCAAACGTATAACACAATGAGCAGGCATGACGTCATACCCACTGCCAATCCCGCAATATTAATGAAAGAAAACAATTTGTGTTTCAGTAAATTACGAAGCGCGATCTTCAGGTAATTTTGGAACATGAAATTCTCCTTATTTTTAACCGGGAGAACGGGTATAAAACACCCGTTCTCCATGGTTCTTTTTTATTCGTATTTCAAAATTTCTGCAGGATTCGAGGTCGCTGCTTTCAATGCCTGACCGCTTACAGTCAAAAAGGCAATCAATAATGCCATAAGGGCTGCAATGACAAAGATATCCACAGTCACGGGAGTTCGATACGCAAAATCCTGTAACCAACGGCTCATAAAAAAGTACGCCGCCGGCCACGCAATGATATTGGCAAGAACAACCAGCAGCGTGAATTCTTTAGACAATAAAGCAATTAAACGCGGCACGCTTGCGCCTAATATTTTACGGATACCGATTTCTTTTGTCCGTTGTTCAGCAGAATACGACGCTAATCCGAAAAGCCCCAGGCAAGCAATACCGATAGCCAGAATGGAAAAATAAAGAAACAAGTCGGATAATCGTTCCTCTGATCGATAGAATTTTTCAAATTCCTGATCAATGAAAGAATATTCAAAAGGGCGATCTGGAGCAAATTGCTTCCAAACCGATTCGAGTGAAGTCATCGTTTCAGATATTCCTGAACTGTGTATACGGATCGAAACAACTCGATGCCAGAATGACTGGATACGAATCACCAGCGGTTCAATTTGTTCTTTCATCGACCGGAAATGAAAATCTCTGACCAAACCGATCACACGCCCTTTAAGAGGCGGTGTTTCATTCAGTAATGTAATTTCCTTGCCGAGCGGTTCGGTCCATCCAAGTTGTAACGCTGCGGTTTCGTTGAGGATAAAAGCTTCGCTGGCATCTGTAGCGATACTTTCCGAAAAATCGCGGCCGCTGGAAATTTCAATTCCATACGTTTTGACAAACTCATGATCAGTAATCACCGTCGACCAAAATAAATTATCGCCTTCATTGGCACCTTCCGCATGATACGTTTGGTGAAATTGACCGCGGCCCGGAACAGATGAAGCCGCCGACATATCGACAATGGACGGATTTTTAAGCAGCTCCTGTTTAAAAGCCTCGTATTGTTTTTTAATTCCTTCAGACAGCGGCATCACAACGATTTGATCATTAGCCAGATCGAGTTTGGAATTCTGCATAAATTGTAACTGCCTATGAACGACCAATGTCGCAATCATCAGGGCGATTGAAATTGTAAACTGGGCCATAATCAAAATGCGCCGCAATCCTGTACGCGACTTCATTTTAAAATTGCCTTTTAAAATTGAAGCCGGACGAAATGAGGACAAAAACAGTGAGGGATATCCTCCGGCAACAGACGCTACTATCATCAGCACGATTGATAATATGGCCCACTCCAATCCGGAGATACTAGAGCTCAATGTGTACTGACGCCCAGACAAATCGTTGAATGCCGGAATAAGCAATTCCACCCATAATAATGACAATGCAAAAGATACCGCACAATACAAAGTTGACTCCCCAAAAAATTGACGGATCAACTGGCCACGTTGTGCCCCTACAACTTTTCGTAAGCCTACTTCTTTTAAACGCGCGCCTGACCGGGCAATCGAAAGGTTCGTAAAATTGATGCATGACAATAGCAATACAAAAAACCCTACCATTGCAAAAATATAAATATTTTTAATGTCGCTATTGGTGGGAGTATCACCGTTTTTAAGGTTGGACTTTAGGTGAATATCCATAAGCGGCTGAAGCCCAAGTTTCAATTTTTTATTTTCAGGCGCTTCGACATTTTTATCCAGAAAAGCCCGGAAAGGAGTTTCCAATTCGGCCGGCGATAAATTTTCAGGCAGCAATACGTACGTATTAAATGACCACATCACCCAGTCATTGAGCACCCGTTCCTTTAACAAGTATCTCAGAATTTCCTGTAATGAAAGGAAGGAGGCAAGACAGTCGAATTGAAGATGAGAGGTTTTTGGAATATCTTTCATTACTCCAGTTACTTTCATATCGTACTGATTTTCATAACGAACAATTTTACCGACAGGATCCTTATCGCCGAAATATTTTTTGGCCATTGTTTCAGTCAGCACGATTGAAAACGGTTCAGACAAAGCGGTCTTCGGATCCCCCGTAATCAACGGAAAAGAAAACATTTCGAACACGCCGTGATCGGTAAAATAAAACGCGTCTTCTCTGAACGGTTGATCCCCGATTGTTAAGATGGGTTTTGTTGCGTAGAATCGTACGACCGATTCTATCCCGGGAATATCGTTTTTGAGCGTTGCGCCTACACCGGTTGGTAATGCCGGAGCGCTGACAAAATTACTTTCATCTTGTCTTTCATAATACATCCGGTAAATGCGGGAGCCTTTTTCGTGAAACGCATCATAGCGGATTTCCTCTTTCACATACATAAAGATCAAAATAAACGCGGCCAGGCCGACGCTTAATCCGGCGATATTGATAAACGAATATGTCTTCTGCTTCCATAAATTGCGCACGGCAATTTTGAAATAGTTTCGGAACATGCAAATTCTCCTTATTAAAATGGAAACGGGAGAACGGAATGCATTTGATCTCGAAATTACAATCTATGCATTGGCCGTCCGTTCACCCTGATTCAATAGTTGAATACGTTTTCCATCCTTAGACAAGGTCCGTCTATTCGTATTTCAAAGTTTTTACGGGATTAGAAGTAGCGGCTTTTATCGCCTGATAACTTACGGTTGCAAGAGCGATCAGCAGAGCTAATCCCATTGCTACCAGAAATGTTAAAGCGCTTAACGGCGCTTTGTAAACGAAATCAGCCTGCCATTGTTGCATCATATAATAAGCTGCCGGGCAAGCCACTATGCCCGCAATGATCACCAGCTTGACAAAATCCTTTGATAACAAAGTCACGATACCACCCACGCTCGCACCCAGTACTTTTCGGATACCTATTTCTTTTGTGCGCTGCTCGGTCGTGAATGCAGCCAATCCGAAAAGGCCAAGGCATGCAATAAAAATTGCAAGAGACGCAAAATAAGCGAATACGCGGCCAAGTTGTTCATCGGCCCGATGTAATCGATCGAAATCGTCATTGAGGAAGTAGTAATCAAACGGGTAATCGGGAGAAAATTGATTCCACACAGATTCAATATGATTCAGAACGGATGCATATCCGTCGGTAGCAATGCGAAGGGAAATAAAATTTAAATTTTCTAACGGCCGCATGTTGATGGCCAACGGCGTTACTTCCTCCCTGAATGAAAATAATTGAAAATCCTTAGTTACTCCGACAATGACGCCTTTAATAACCTGACCGCCCCAATTCGTTTTAACGGATTTGCCCAGAGCCATCTCCGGAGATTTCCACCCGGCTTCACGTAAAAATGTTTCGTTGACCAGAAATGCATCAGTGGCATCGGAAGGACGCATGTCATCGAAGTTACGCCCGGCAACCAACGGAATGCCGTACGTTTGCAGAAAATAATAATCTACAAAATAGCGGTGTAATCCTAGTTCTTCAGGTAATCCCTCGACTATATAGTCATTACCATTTCCGGAACGAGCCGGCACCTGCTCAGTCATCGTCATATTTTGCACGCCTGCGTTGTTCAGCATAGCCGTACGAAATGCTGCTACGTTCTGACGAATGCCGTCATTAACCGGCAAAATGACAATCTGATCACGATCAAAACCAAGATTAAATCGACGAATCAACTGCATTTGATCCGATACAGCCAGTGTTCCAATAATCAGAATAACCGAAATTGCAAATTGGAAAATCACTAAACCTTTTCGAAACCATGCCGTCCACGCGCTTCCACTCTTCAGTTTGCCTTTCAGCACTTCAATCGGTTGAAATGCCGAAAGAAAAAATGCAGGATAACTTCCTGTGGCAAGCCCACCCGCCAAACCTGTGATTATTAAACCACCAAGCATCGGCAGATTGGAAAGAAAATCAATGGTCATGCGTTTTCCGGAAATATTATTGAAAACCGGGAGGAATAATTCAATCAATCCAAAGCTGATTATCGTCGACAAAAAGCTCAACATCAAAGCTTCACTGAGAAATTGCCGGATCAATTGAGATCGGTATGCACCAAGCACTTTCCGCATACCGACTTCACGTGCGCGTTGGGCCGAGCGAGCCGTCGCAAGATTCATAAAATTGATACATGCGATCACCAGAATAAAAACGGCAATGGCCGAAAATATATATATATAACGCATGTCGCCATTGGGCGTTAATTCGGCCCGTAATTTAGAGTGAAGCCGAATTTCAGGCAGAGGTTGAAGACTGATCGAATACCATGGTTCTTTCATGTGTTTTTTTAAAAACGCGTCGAATCTTGATTCCATTTCCGATTTAGAAGTGCTCGACGCGAGCAACACGTACGTAAAAACCGGATCAAATCCCCAGCCTTCGATACGCCCTTTAAGGCTTGAAAACGAAGCCAGGAAATCAAATTGAATGTGCGAATTGGACGGCAAATCTTTGATAACGCCCGTTACTTCGTAACCTGTAAATTGTCCGTCGTTATTGGCGTCGATGGCCAATGTCTTGCCAAGCGCTGACTGATCGCCGAAATACTTCCGAGACATAGATTCGGTAATTACTAACGTATTGGGCCTCACAAGCGCCGTATGAGCATCGCCATTGATAAACGGAAATGTGAATACATCGAATACGTCAGCATCAGCAAAAAAAAGATTGGGTTCATAAAAACGGTTTTCACCGTAAGCGATTACCCGTTTTTCATTCCATCCCATTTTCCGAAAACGAACGGCGTGTTCAACTTCCCGGCTAAAATCCGTACGCATCGCCGGAGCCCAGGAAAATGCACCGTTCGCATTGGTTGGCTGTCCGTCTCCGCTGTTACTGGCTACAATCCGGTACACACGGTCCGCTTTTTCGTTAAACCGGTCGTAACTAAGTTCATCCTGAATGTATAACAGCATCAACATGCAGCACGCCATTCCAATGGACAGACCGGTAATATTGATCAATGAATATGACTTGTGTTTCAGAAGATTGCGCAAGGCAATCTTAAAATAATTTTGGAACATTCCACATCTCCTTTTCTTATCAATGATTGATAACCATATCTTTCATATCCGGAAATCTTGCCTGGATTCCCCAGCCTCCAAAATCCTCTGAAACAGCCAGCCAGATTTCATTTTTACCTTTTTGAAGCGGCAAATAAATTGTATCGTAATATCCGATCGTTCCAAGAAACCGGTAATCGCGCGACAGGTAATTATTCATTCCGGCATATAGTAATTTTCCATTGCAGAAAACTTTTACACGATCGCTGAAACCGATCACCATCTTTTTGATTTGTTCTTTCTCAGAAACGGCAGTGATTTTGGCAAATGCCGTATTGAGGCTATCGGTAACACCTTGAACTCGTGCGAGATTGGCCAATCCGGTAATTTCACATTCTAGTTTGGTCCATTTAAGGTTTCCGGTAACCGTTTTATTTAATTCTGTAACATTCTCAAGCGATTTTTCAGAAATGGTATTAGAGATTTGCCACGCCATTACCGAACCCGATGGCATTTCTTTTTTGGGAGACGGAGTGCCTTTGAGCGGTTGGTTTTCCGATTTAGTAAATTGAAAATTCGCGAAGTAGGCGCCGGTAAAATTACTGTTCGTTAAACCGACGCTCCCGGAACGAACCGGCATTTTCATTTCGTCAATGAAGATCGCTGGTTTTTCCATATCCTGAATGTAAACTTCCGCCTGAGTGCCTGATACGGCAATTTTGATGTGCATCCATTGATTGAAAACATATTTAACCGGATGACCGTATCCTTCGCCGTAATAGAGCTGCCACGCCGGTATGTCATTGAATACCGGTGTATATTGATTCGCATCAGGATTACCTGATTGGTGTGGCCGGATATAGAAATTTTCATAATTTTTCGGATCTTGAACTCTCCATACCGCGCCCATAAATCCCCGTTCTCCGGTAACGGCAATATCAAATTCAATCGTACCATTTGTAAAATCAGCATCGGCAACTCCTGCGCCAGCGCCTTTCAAATACAAAGCTTTTTGCCCGAGGTAATCGACGATTTTAAATTCTTGGCCCGCAATTTCCCACCGCGGCGAATCGAATGGAATAACCTGCGCCTTAGCTGAAAATGAAATCAGTGTCAAAGTAAAAAAGCACAAAAATAGATTTCTAAACATACATCCTCTCAGATTTGGATTTGTTTGTGTGTATTTTATTCGTATTTCAGAGCACTTACGGGATTGGCATTTGCCGCCCGCATGGACAACGCGCTGACCGTGATGAAGGCCAAAGCAAGACTGACAACGGTCGCTAATAAAAAAATACCTATACCTACTGAAATTCTATACGCAAAATCCTCGAGCCAAACGGACATAGTATAATACGCAATCGGCCACGCAACGACGTTAGCGGTTACAACAAGCTTCATGAAATCTTTGGACATTTCGACAACAATTCCCGGAACGGTAGCGCCTAATACTTTACGAATACCGATTTCTTTTGTTCTCTGCTGGGTCGCGAACGATGCCAGCGCAAGCAATCCGAGGCACGCAATAAACACTGACATAGCCGCAAAGATCATCACAGTGGCGCTGAATTTTTCGTCAGCACGATATTGACGATCGAGATCGTCGTTCAGGAAAAAATATTCACACGGACGCGTCGGTAAAACTTTTTTCCAAATACTCTGGATCGCCGTGACGGCATCGGACGCACGGTTCATATCAACCCGTATCGAAACATAACCATTCCATGACGGCCAAATGGCCAAAACAAGTGGTTCGATCGTTTCATGCAGAGAATTAAAATGGAAATCGTTGATCACGCCGATAATCCGTCCATCCTCGTTCATCGCAAACCGTTTTCCGATGGCATCTTGCGCTGACGACCATCCGGATTGTCGCACAGCCGCTTCATTGACGATAAAACTTGTTTTCCAATCAGCTTGTGAATCGTTAAAAAAATCGCGACCGGCCAGAATTTTAGATTGATAGGTTTTGACAAAATCCGGATCGACGGTAAGTAAATTGATTCCCAGCGATTCATCGTCATTCATCCCTTCAGTCCAATAGCTCATGTGCGTGGACATTCGCCCCGGAATATCGCCGGTCGCCGTCACACTCAGGATCGACGATTCGGAAATTAATTCTTTTTTGAGCGTTTCGTAGCGATCCTGAACAAGTTTGTCCCACAAAAACGGAACTACAACGATTTGTTCTTTTTCAAACCCGAGATTCTGCGATCGTACAAATTGAAGTTGTTGGTAAACGACGCCTGTTCCGATCATCAAAGCTACCGCGGCTGTAAATTGGAAAATGATCAGTACTTTCCGAACCCCGAGAGTCGAACGGTTTGCTAAACCGCTACGCCCTTTTAAGGATTCCGAAGGTTTTAATCCGGACAAATAGAGCGCCGGATAAATTCCCGCCAGCAAACCTACTGTCATAACCAGCAGCACGACTATCAATGCCATTACTGGATTTGACAGCCATTGCAACGAAAGATCTTTGCCTGTAAAAGAATTAAAATAAGGTAAAACCCATTCAACCAGACCCAATGCAATTAGAAACGATATCGCACAAAGCAAGATGCTTTCTCCCAGATATTGCCGAATCAATTCGCCGCGGCCGGCACCGACGACTTTACGTAAACCGATTTCTTTCATACGATGCATCGAGCGTGCTGTCGCCATATTCATATAATTAATGCAAGCCAACAGAAGGACGAAAAAAGCGATGGCGGAAAAAATATACGTGTTCTGAAGACTGCCGTTTGGCTCGAGTTCATTCTTCAGATGTGAGTTTAAATGAATGCCGGTAAGCGGCTGTAAATCAAGTTGGACCGATCCTTCCGGATCGATGTACTTTTTGACAAAAAACGGCAGTTGTTGCTCCAGACTGTACCTGAAAGCCGCATCGTGCAATTTGATATAGGTATAATAAATGTTATTACGCCACGTGTTCAATTGCCGTTCCGGCGCCATGGCTTTCCACGTTGCAAACGATGCAAGAAAATCAAAATGAAAATGTGAATTTGTCGGCATATCCTGAACCACGCCGGCCACGGTCAGCGGAATCGAGTCACGGATCATCAGAATTTGACCGACGGCATTCTGATCACCAAAATATTTTTTAGCGGCCGATGCACTTAAGACGACCGTATTAGGTCTTTCTTGAGCGGCCGATGGTTTTTCCTCGATCCATTCAAATGAAAAAATTTTGAAAATATCCGGATCAGCAAAAAAGAAACTGTTTTCCTGAAATTGACGATCACCTGAACGAACATTGCCAATGAATTTGAATAACCGGCCGGAAGCCTCGATTTCACTGAAATCGCTCTTCAATGTCGGAGCAAGTAATGGAGCAGTACGGGCAAAATTAGATGTGGGATCTAATTGGAGATAATTGACCACACGGTAAATTTTATTATTCTCCGAATGGAATTGATCGTAAGAAAATTCATGTTGAATGTACATCACCATCAGCGTACACACGGCAAGGCCTACCGAAAGTCCAAAAATATTGATCAAACTGTAATGTTTGTGCTTAACAAGATTTCGGAAAGCAATTTTCAGATAATTGTCGAACATGTCTTTAACCTTTGTCTTTTATGCTGCATTTTTATTCGTATTTCAAAGCATCGACCGGGTTGGCGTTAGCGGCGCGGATTGATTGAATGCCAACTGCCAATAACGTGATGATCATAGCAACCGAGCCGGCTGCTATGAACGTTCCGGCATGAATACTTGTGCGATACGCAAAATTTTCAAGCCATGATGTCATCAGCCAATACGCTGCCGGCCAAGCCAATACATTGGCGATCAAAATCAGCTTTAAAAAATCAGCCGAAATCATCGTAATGATTCGTCCGGAAGTTGCACCGAGAACTTTACGGATCCCGATTTCTTTCGTACGACGCTGCGTGGTAAATGCAGCTAGCCCGAGCAACCCAAGAACTGCAATTCCAAGCGCAATCATGGTTCCGTAACTCATCACTGAACTCCAATCTTGTTCCGCGCGGTAATGCCTGTCGAATTCCTGATCAAGAAAAGTATAAGTAAACGGTTGAGCCTTTGCGAATTGCTCCCACGTTTTGCCGATAAATTTAATCGTCGACGGAATATCTTGTCCGTCAATGCGAACTAACATGTAGGCAAGGTGATCCCATTGTGGTAAGAGTACCATCGGTTCGATAACATGATGCAACGATTGAAAATGGAAATCAGCCACGACGCCAACGATCGTACGCTGTTTATCTCCGTCAACACCTTTGGCAAAAACAGTTTTCCCGATCGCCCGATCCGGCAACTCAATACCCATGGCCTTGACGGCTGATTCATTCAGTAACGCAGCTTGGTGAGGATCGGACGGAAAAGCGGAAGATACGTTGCGGCCGGCAATTATTTTAAGCCCAAGTGTTTTAACAAAATCTTCGGTAATCCAATTGAATGAAGCCGGAATTGTTTCGTCAGTACCAGGCCGGCCAAGATAATCGCCTGCGTGACCTTTACCGGGAAATGCATTGGCAGAACTCACGGATAAAATTTTTGAATTCAGTGTTAATTCCGATGAAAATGCACGGGCGTTGGATTCCATCGATTCGTCTTTCATCGGGATGATCAAAACCTGTTGTTTGTTGAATCCCAATTCTGCCGATTGCATATAACGCAATTGATCTAAAATAATCATCGTTGCAATCGCCATCGCGATAGAAGCTGAGAATTGAAGGACCACGAGCGATTGCCTTGCCCAACCTCCGAGCCGCAGTGTTTCGGCCTGCGGCCGCAAAGTTTTAGCGGGCTGCATGCGCGACAAAAATACGGCCGGATACAAACCGGCGCCCAGCCCCGTTACCAGAGTCATCGCAAACAGCATCCATCCGTCCGACCAATAATTAAGCACTAATTGTTTTTCGGCATATTGATTAATCACCGGTAATGCAAATTCGATGAGAACGATGCTACCGAACAGAGCAACCAGCGCAATGATCACCGATTCCGTCAAAAACTGTACGATCAACATACGCCGGTAAGCGCCGAGAATTTTGCGCATGCCGATTTCTCTCAAACGCGTTTGCGAACGCGCCGTAGCAAGGTTCACATAATTAATCACCGAAATCAGCAGAATGATTGCGGCAATGGCCGTCAACAAATACACATAACGGACGTCATTATTTTCTTCGAATTCTCCGGATAAATGCGAATACAAATGAATGTCCGTGATCGGCTGCAATTTCAGATGCGTTTGATTTTGATCGCCAAAGCGGCGTGCGTACAAA
This genomic stretch from bacterium harbors:
- a CDS encoding ABC transporter permease, which produces MFDNYLKIAFRNLVKHKHYSLINIFGLSVGLAVCTLMVMYIQHEFSYDQFHSENNKIYRVVNYLQLDPTSNFARTAPLLAPTLKSDFSEIEASGRLFKFIGNVRSGDRQFQENSFFFADPDIFKIFSFEWIEEKPSAAQERPNTVVLSASAAKKYFGDQNAVGQILMIRDSIPLTVAGVVQDMPTNSHFHFDFLASFATWKAMAPERQLNTWRNNIYYTYIKLHDAAFRYSLEQQLPFFVKKYIDPEGSVQLDLQPLTGIHLNSHLKNELEPNGSLQNTYIFSAIAFFVLLLACINYMNMATARSMHRMKEIGLRKVVGAGRGELIRQYLGESILLCAISFLIALGLVEWVLPYFNSFTGKDLSLQWLSNPVMALIVVLLVMTVGLLAGIYPALYLSGLKPSESLKGRSGLANRSTLGVRKVLIIFQFTAAVALMIGTGVVYQQLQFVRSQNLGFEKEQIVVVPFLWDKLVQDRYETLKKELISESSILSVTATGDIPGRMSTHMSYWTEGMNDDESLGINLLTVDPDFVKTYQSKILAGRDFFNDSQADWKTSFIVNEAAVRQSGWSSAQDAIGKRFAMNEDGRIIGVINDFHFNSLHETIEPLVLAIWPSWNGYVSIRVDMNRASDAVTAIQSIWKKVLPTRPCEYFFLNDDLDRQYRADEKFSATVMIFAAMSVFIACLGLLALASFATQQRTKEIGIRKVLGATVPGIVVEMSKDFMKLVVTANVVAWPIAYYTMSVWLEDFAYRISVGIGIFLLATVVSLALAFITVSALSMRAANANPVSALKYE
- a CDS encoding ABC transporter permease, with product MFRNYFKIAVRNLWKQKTYSFINIAGLSVGLAAFILIFMYVKEEIRYDAFHEKGSRIYRMYYERQDESNFVSAPALPTGVGATLKNDIPGIESVVRFYATKPILTIGDQPFREDAFYFTDHGVFEMFSFPLITGDPKTALSEPFSIVLTETMAKKYFGDKDPVGKIVRYENQYDMKVTGVMKDIPKTSHLQFDCLASFLSLQEILRYLLKERVLNDWVMWSFNTYVLLPENLSPAELETPFRAFLDKNVEAPENKKLKLGLQPLMDIHLKSNLKNGDTPTNSDIKNIYIFAMVGFFVLLLSCINFTNLSIARSGARLKEVGLRKVVGAQRGQLIRQFFGESTLYCAVSFALSLLWVELLIPAFNDLSGRQYTLSSSISGLEWAILSIVLMIVASVAGGYPSLFLSSFRPASILKGNFKMKSRTGLRRILIMAQFTISIALMIATLVVHRQLQFMQNSKLDLANDQIVVMPLSEGIKKQYEAFKQELLKNPSIVDMSAASSVPGRGQFHQTYHAEGANEGDNLFWSTVITDHEFVKTYGIEISSGRDFSESIATDASEAFILNETAALQLGWTEPLGKEITLLNETPPLKGRVIGLVRDFHFRSMKEQIEPLVIRIQSFWHRVVSIRIHSSGISETMTSLESVWKQFAPDRPFEYSFIDQEFEKFYRSEERLSDLFLYFSILAIGIACLGLFGLASYSAEQRTKEIGIRKILGASVPRLIALLSKEFTLLVVLANIIAWPAAYFFMSRWLQDFAYRTPVTVDIFVIAALMALLIAFLTVSGQALKAATSNPAEILKYE
- a CDS encoding ABC transporter permease; the protein is MFQNYFKIALRNLLKHKSYSLINITGLSIGMACCMLMLLYIQDELSYDRFNEKADRVYRIVASNSGDGQPTNANGAFSWAPAMRTDFSREVEHAVRFRKMGWNEKRVIAYGENRFYEPNLFFADADVFDVFTFPFINGDAHTALVRPNTLVITESMSRKYFGDQSALGKTLAIDANNDGQFTGYEVTGVIKDLPSNSHIQFDFLASFSSLKGRIEGWGFDPVFTYVLLASSTSKSEMESRFDAFLKKHMKEPWYSISLQPLPEIRLHSKLRAELTPNGDMRYIYIFSAIAVFILVIACINFMNLATARSAQRAREVGMRKVLGAYRSQLIRQFLSEALMLSFLSTIISFGLIELFLPVFNNISGKRMTIDFLSNLPMLGGLIITGLAGGLATGSYPAFFLSAFQPIEVLKGKLKSGSAWTAWFRKGLVIFQFAISVILIIGTLAVSDQMQLIRRFNLGFDRDQIVILPVNDGIRQNVAAFRTAMLNNAGVQNMTMTEQVPARSGNGNDYIVEGLPEELGLHRYFVDYYFLQTYGIPLVAGRNFDDMRPSDATDAFLVNETFLREAGWKSPEMALGKSVKTNWGGQVIKGVIVGVTKDFQLFSFREEVTPLAINMRPLENLNFISLRIATDGYASVLNHIESVWNQFSPDYPFDYYFLNDDFDRLHRADEQLGRVFAYFASLAIFIACLGLFGLAAFTTEQRTKEIGIRKVLGASVGGIVTLLSKDFVKLVIIAGIVACPAAYYMMQQWQADFVYKAPLSALTFLVAMGLALLIALATVSYQAIKAATSNPVKTLKYE
- a CDS encoding ABC transporter permease — its product is MFKNYLKIAVRNLSKSKWYSLITIAGLAIGMSACVLIVMYVRDELKYDRFHANAERTYRVTTDSPSFGHLSSSAPALADVLKTGYPEVEKVTQVFKHWFSPLIAHEQTANIEEKFFFADESFFDVFSFELSSGDARTALQAPFTMVITQAAATKYFGNENPVGKTLWYNSKHEFTITGVLKSVPYNTHVHPDFIASASSLPKVMWPTFLKGWGQMVKTYAVLNDAANASPLENKLSVLYARRFGDQNQTHLKLQPITDIHLYSHLSGEFEENNDVRYVYLLTAIAAIILLISVINYVNLATARSQTRLREIGMRKILGAYRRMLIVQFLTESVIIALVALFGSIVLIEFALPVINQYAEKQLVLNYWSDGWMLFAMTLVTGLGAGLYPAVFLSRMQPAKTLRPQAETLRLGGWARQSLVVLQFSASIAMAIATMIILDQLRYMQSAELGFNKQQVLIIPMKDESMESNARAFSSELTLNSKILSVSSANAFPGKGHAGDYLGRPGTDETIPASFNWITEDFVKTLGLKIIAGRNVSSAFPSDPHQAALLNESAVKAMGIELPDRAIGKTVFAKGVDGDKQRTIVGVVADFHFQSLHHVIEPMVLLPQWDHLAYMLVRIDGQDIPSTIKFIGKTWEQFAKAQPFTYTFLDQEFDRHYRAEQDWSSVMSYGTMIALGIAVLGLLGLAAFTTQRRTKEIGIRKVLGATSGRIITMISADFLKLILIANVLAWPAAYWLMTSWLENFAYRTSIHAGTFIAAGSVAMIITLLAVGIQSIRAANANPVDALKYE